In Populus nigra chromosome 1, ddPopNigr1.1, whole genome shotgun sequence, one genomic interval encodes:
- the LOC133699990 gene encoding E3 ubiquitin-protein ligase AIRP2-like isoform X2 → MGKLSFKDSLKALEADIQHANTLALDHPRENDGARLQMRLSYSPAAQIFLFLVQWTDCNLAGALGLLRILIYLTYADGKTTMSVQERKASIGEFYVIFPSLLQLQGGITDVEDRKQKEACTLRYRRKNELGDKGKLSEFDIEREEECGICLEMNSKVVLPNCSHSLCLRCYQDWLPRSQSCPFCRGCLKRVNSGDLWIYTDNADVVDLSSIMVQDCKRLFMYIDKLPLVVPDPVYMTYDSHVK, encoded by the exons ATGGGAAAGTTGTCTTTCAAGGATTCTCTCAAAGCTCTCGAAGCTGACATCCAGCACGCCAATACTCT TGCTTTAGATCATCCGAGGGAGAATGATGGAGCTCGTCTTCAGATGCGACTATCATATAGCCCAGCCGCCcaaatttttctctttctcgTCCAGTGGACAGATTGTAACCTTGCTGGTGCCCTTGGTTTGCTAAGAATTCTTATTTATCTT ACCTATGCAGATGGGAAAACCACTATGTCTgttcaagaaagaaaagctaGCATTGGAGAATTTTATG TGATATTTCCTTCTTTGTTGCAACTTCAAGGAGGAATTACGGATGTGGAAGATAGGAAACAGAAAGAGGCATGTACTTTGagatatagaagaaaaaatgagtTGGGGGATAAGGGGAAACTCTCAGAATTCGACATAGAAAGGGAAGAAGAGTGTGGGATTTGCCTGGAGATGAACAGCAAGGTTGTTTTGCCTAATTGCAGTCATTCTTTGTGTTTGAGGTGCTATCAGGATTG GCTCCCGAGGTCTCAATCGTGCCCCTTCTGTCGCGGTTGTCTTAAAAGGGTCAATTCTGGTGACCTTTGGATCTATACAGACAACGCTGATGTTGTTGATTTATCCTCGATCATGGTTCAGGATTGCAAGAGGCTATTCATGTACATCGATAAGTTGCCCCTTGTAGTTCCAGATCCTGTATATATGACCTATGATTCTCATGTGAAGTAG
- the LOC133699990 gene encoding E3 ubiquitin-protein ligase AIRP2-like isoform X1, whose amino-acid sequence MGKLSFKDSLKALEADIQHANTLALDHPRENDGARLQMRLSYSPAAQIFLFLVQWTDCNLAGALGLLRILIYLTYADGKTTMSVQERKASIGEFYAVIFPSLLQLQGGITDVEDRKQKEACTLRYRRKNELGDKGKLSEFDIEREEECGICLEMNSKVVLPNCSHSLCLRCYQDWLPRSQSCPFCRGCLKRVNSGDLWIYTDNADVVDLSSIMVQDCKRLFMYIDKLPLVVPDPVYMTYDSHVK is encoded by the exons ATGGGAAAGTTGTCTTTCAAGGATTCTCTCAAAGCTCTCGAAGCTGACATCCAGCACGCCAATACTCT TGCTTTAGATCATCCGAGGGAGAATGATGGAGCTCGTCTTCAGATGCGACTATCATATAGCCCAGCCGCCcaaatttttctctttctcgTCCAGTGGACAGATTGTAACCTTGCTGGTGCCCTTGGTTTGCTAAGAATTCTTATTTATCTT ACCTATGCAGATGGGAAAACCACTATGTCTgttcaagaaagaaaagctaGCATTGGAGAATTTTATG CAGTGATATTTCCTTCTTTGTTGCAACTTCAAGGAGGAATTACGGATGTGGAAGATAGGAAACAGAAAGAGGCATGTACTTTGagatatagaagaaaaaatgagtTGGGGGATAAGGGGAAACTCTCAGAATTCGACATAGAAAGGGAAGAAGAGTGTGGGATTTGCCTGGAGATGAACAGCAAGGTTGTTTTGCCTAATTGCAGTCATTCTTTGTGTTTGAGGTGCTATCAGGATTG GCTCCCGAGGTCTCAATCGTGCCCCTTCTGTCGCGGTTGTCTTAAAAGGGTCAATTCTGGTGACCTTTGGATCTATACAGACAACGCTGATGTTGTTGATTTATCCTCGATCATGGTTCAGGATTGCAAGAGGCTATTCATGTACATCGATAAGTTGCCCCTTGTAGTTCCAGATCCTGTATATATGACCTATGATTCTCATGTGAAGTAG
- the LOC133699990 gene encoding E3 ubiquitin-protein ligase AIRP2-like isoform X3, whose protein sequence is MGKLSFKDSLKALEADIQHANTLALDHPRENDGARLQMRLSYSPAAQIFLFLVQWTDCNLAGALGLLRILIYLTYADGKTTMSVQERKASIGEFYAVIFPSLLQLQGGITDVEDRKQKEACTLRYRRKNELGDKGKLSEFDIEREEECGICLEMNSKVVLPNCSHSLCLRCYQDWLFYTRGHLRKRVNFITSLHIIFCCTCLPCLELLNHLKAVRPTLSLRNEGP, encoded by the exons ATGGGAAAGTTGTCTTTCAAGGATTCTCTCAAAGCTCTCGAAGCTGACATCCAGCACGCCAATACTCT TGCTTTAGATCATCCGAGGGAGAATGATGGAGCTCGTCTTCAGATGCGACTATCATATAGCCCAGCCGCCcaaatttttctctttctcgTCCAGTGGACAGATTGTAACCTTGCTGGTGCCCTTGGTTTGCTAAGAATTCTTATTTATCTT ACCTATGCAGATGGGAAAACCACTATGTCTgttcaagaaagaaaagctaGCATTGGAGAATTTTATG CAGTGATATTTCCTTCTTTGTTGCAACTTCAAGGAGGAATTACGGATGTGGAAGATAGGAAACAGAAAGAGGCATGTACTTTGagatatagaagaaaaaatgagtTGGGGGATAAGGGGAAACTCTCAGAATTCGACATAGAAAGGGAAGAAGAGTGTGGGATTTGCCTGGAGATGAACAGCAAGGTTGTTTTGCCTAATTGCAGTCATTCTTTGTGTTTGAGGTGCTATCAGGATTG GTTGTTTTATACTCGTGGACATCTTAGAAAAAGGGTCAATTTTATCACTTCTCTGCACATAATTTTCTGTTGCACATGCCTTCCCTGTTTGGAACTTTTGAACCATCTTAAAGCTGTTAGGCCAACCCTCAGTCTCAGGAATGAAGGTCCTTGA
- the LOC133686672 gene encoding DEAD-box ATP-dependent RNA helicase 51-like, whose translation MAEQKHNRSAEEEEMKKRKRKRNRAKKEAQEKNLNEIEGGEAKEQEEEDREVEEVKDKKKKNKNKKSKKESEEEEKEKEKVEEEEEEKETVKKVKSGGGIMSTESFDSLGLSEATRKTIQEMGFENLTQIQARAIPPLLVGKDVLGAARTGSGKTLAFLIPAVELLHNVHFAPRNGTGVVVICPTRELAIQTHAVAKDLLKYHSQTLGLVIGGAARRGEAERLVKGVNLLVATPGRLLDHLQNTKGFIYKNLKCLTIDEADRILEANFEEEMKQIIKLLPKARQTALFSATQTKKVEDLARLSFQTTPVYIDVDDGRTKVTNEGLQQGYCVVPSAKRFVLLYSFLKRNLSKKVMVFFSSCNSVKFHADLLRYIQVECFDIHGKQKQQKRTSTFFDFCKAEKGILLCTDVAARGLDIPAVDWIVQFDPPDEPKEYIHRVGRTARGEGAKGNALLFLIPEELQFLRYLKAAKVPVKEYEFDQKKLANVQSQLEKLVANNYYLNKSAKDAYRSYMLAYNSHSMKDIFNVHRLDLQAVAASFCFSSPPKVNLNMESNASKFRKKTHKGSRNGFNESNPYGRQGDGDEKRQFARY comes from the exons ATGGCAGAACAGAAGCACAATCGATCAGCAGAGGAGGAAgagatgaagaagagaaaacgTAAGCGAAACAGAGCAAAAAAAGAAGCACAAGAGAAAAATCTCAATGAAATCGAAGGAGGAGAAGCGAAGgagcaggaggaggaggatagGGAAGTTGAGGAGGTGAaagataagaagaagaagaataaaaataagaagagtaagaaggaaagtgaagaggaagagaaagaaaaagaaaaggtggaggaggaggaggaagagaaagAGACGGTGAAGAAGGTGAAAAGTGGAGGTGGGATTATGAGTACGGAGTCATTTGACTCGTTGGGATTATCCGAAGCCACTCGTAAGACTATTCAAGAGATGGGATTTGAGAATTTGACACAg ATTCAAGCCAGGGCAATTCCACCACTCCTAGTAGGAAAAGATGTTCTTGGTGCTGCAAGGACAGGTTCTGGGAAAACTCTTGCGTTTCTAATACCAGCGGTAGAATTATTACATAATGTTCATTTTGCTCCTCGCAATGGAACGGGTGTTGTTGTTATTTGCCCGACAAGAGAACTTGCAATACAG ACTCATGCTGTGGCAAAAGACCTTCTCAAGTATCACTCTCAGACTCTTGGCTTGGTTATTGGTGGTGCAGCAAGAAGAGGAGAAGCGGAACGCCTTGTTAAAGGGGTAAATTTACTAGTGGCAACCCCTGGTCGACTTCTTGATCATCTTCAAAATACGAAGGGATTTATCTATAAGAATCTAAAG TGCCTTACGATTGATGAAGCAGACAGGATATTGGAGGCAAATTTTGAGGAAGAAATGAAGCAAATTATCAAGCTTCTACCAAAG GCTAGGCAAACTGCTTTATTTTCAGCTACCCAAACTAAAAAG GTGGAGGACCTTGCTCGGTTGTCATTTCAGACAACTCCTGTATATATTGATGTGGATGATGGTAGAACGAAG GTCACAAATGAAGGTCTGCAGCAAGGCTATTGTGTAGTGCCAAGTGCCAAGAGATTTGTCCTTTTGTACTCCTTTTTGAAGAGAAATTTGTCAAAGAAAGTGATGGTCTTCTTCTCTTCATGTAACTCGGTCAAGTTTCATGCTGATCTTCTCAGATACATTCAGGTGGAATGCTTTGATATCCATGGAAAACAAAAGCAACAGAAAAGAACCTCTACCTTTTTTGATTTCTGCAAAGCAGAGAAAGGCATCTTGCTTTGTACTGATGTTGCAGCTCGTGGACTTGATATTCCTGCTGTG GACTGGATTGTGCAGTTTGATCCTCCTGATGAACCCAAG GAATACATCCACAGGGTTGGTCGAACAGCACGAGGGGAAGGTGCAAAAGGAAATGCCTTGCTTTTCCTGATTCCAGAAGAGCTACAGTTTTTGCGCTATCTGAAG GCAGCAAAAGTCCCTGTCAAAGAGTATGAATTTGATCAGAAGAAGCTGGCAAATGTTCAGTCTCAGCTG GAGAAGTTGGTGGCCAACAACTACTATTTGAACAAGTCAGCTAAAGATGCATATAGATCTTACATGTTGGCCTATAATTCACATTCTATGAAGGACATCTTTAATGTCCACCGACTTGATCTGCAG GCTGTTGCTGCTTCATTTTGCTTTTCTTCTCCACCAAAGGTGAATCTAAACATGGAAAGCAATGCTTCCAAGTTTAGGAAGAAAACACACAAAGGAAGCCGAAATGGTTTCAATGAGAGCAATCCTTACGGAAGGCAGGGTGATGGAGATGAAAAGCGACAATTTGCAAGGTATTAG
- the LOC133675216 gene encoding LOW QUALITY PROTEIN: non-specific phospholipase C1-like (The sequence of the model RefSeq protein was modified relative to this genomic sequence to represent the inferred CDS: inserted 1 base in 1 codon): protein MTSRRLPLTSLLFLYLVVSSQSLDFDDLHKRHKPKIKGPIKTLVVLVMENRSFDHVLGWLKSTRPDIDGLSGSESNRISASDRNSDEVFVSDDAVFIDSDPGHSFQAIREQITXAPMNGFVQQAKSMGETMSKTVMSGFKPSLLPVYTDLANEFAVFDRWFASVPASTQPNRFYVHSATSHGAMSNVRKDLIHGFPQRTIFDSLDDNGLSFGIYYQNIPATLFFKSLRKLKHLLKFHSYELKFKLHAKLGKLPNYVVVEQRYFDVELFPANDDHPSHDVARGQRFVKEVYEILRSSPQWKEMALLITYDEHGGFYDHVPTPVRGVPNPDGIIGPDPYYFQFDRLGIRVPTFLISPWIDKGTVIHEPDGPRPDSQFEHSSIPATVKKLFNLNSNFLTRRDAWAGSFENYFYLRDTPRDDCPETLPDVTTSLRPWGPKEDASLSEFQVEMIQLASQLNGDHVLNAYPDIGKSMTVGEANRYAEDAVRRFLEAGRAALRAGANESAIVTMKPSLTSRVPAGDNGRYQKAY, encoded by the exons ATGACTTCTCGTCGACTACCGCTCACCTCTTTGCTCTTTCTTTATCTAGTAGTTTCCTCTCAGTCCCTagactttgatgatttacaCAAAAGACACAAACCCAAAATCAAAGGCCCCATCAAGACCCTAGTAGTTCTCGTCATGGAGAATCGCTCCTTTGACCACGTTCTCGGCTGGCTCAAGTCAACCCGACCCGACATCGACGGCTTATCTGGTTCCGAATCGAATCGAATCTCTGCTTCCGACCGTAACTCCGACGAAGTCTTCGTCTCCGACGACGCGGTCTTCATCGACTCGGACCCTGGCCACTCGTTCCAGGCGATCCGAGAACAGATAA CGGCTCCAATGAACGGGTTCGTGCAACAAGCGAAGAGCATGGGTGAAACCATGTCGAAAACCGTCATGAGCGGGTTCAAACCGAGTCTTTTACCGGTTTACACCGATTTAGCGAATGAGTTCGCCGTTTTTGACCGGTGGTTCGCGTCGGTTCCCGCGTCAACTCAGCCGAACCGGTTCTATGTCCACTCAGCAACCTCACACGGAGCCATGAGTAACGTGCGGAAAGACCTTATCCATGGATTCCCACAAAGAACGATATTCGACTCACTTGACGACAATGGCCTCAGTTTCGGGATATATTACCAAAATATCCCTGCAACCCTGTTTTTCAAGTCGTTGAGGAAATTAAAGCACTTGTTGAAGTTTCACAGTTACGAACTGAAGTTCAAATTGCATGCGAAGCTAGGGAAGTTACCTAATTATGTGGTGGTGGAGCAGAGGTACTTTGACGTGGAGTTATTTCCAGCCAATGATGATCACCCATCACATGACGTGGCAAGAGGACAGAGGTTTGTGAAGGAGGTGTATGAGATTTTGAGGAGCAGTCCGCAGTGGAAAGAGATGGCTCTTCTGATTACTTATGATGAGCATGGTGGATTTTATGATCACGTACCTACGCCCGTCAGAGGGGTACCGAATCCGGATGGGATTATTGGGCCTGACCCATATTATTTCCAGTTTGACCGCTTGGGTATTCGGGTTCCAACCTTTTTGATCTCTCCTTGGATTGACAAGGGTACTG TGATACATGAGCCAGATGGGCCAAGACCAGATTCACAATTTGAGCATTCTTCAATCCCTGCAACGGTGAAGAAGCTGTTTAACTTGAACTCGAATTTCTTGACAAGGAGGGATGCATGGGCTGGTAGTTTTGAGAATTACTTTTACCTTCGTGACACTCCGCGTGATGATTGTCCAG AAACCCTGCCAGACGTGACAACATCATTGAGGCCATGGGGACCAAAAGAAGATGCAAGCCTCTCGGAGTTTCAAGTTGAGATGATCCAGCTTGCATCACAGCTCAATGGCGATCATGTACTGAATGCTTACCCGGATATTGGCAAAAGCATGACAGTGGGTGAAGCCAACAGATATGCTGAGGATGCAGTTAGGAGGTTCCTTGAAGCTGGCAGGGCTGCTCTTAGAGCTGGAGCAAATGAATCTGCTATTGTCACAATGAAACCTTCCCTCACCAGCCGAGTTCCAGCGGGGGATAATGGTCGCTACCAGAAAGCCTATTAA
- the LOC133691264 gene encoding pleckstrin homology domain-containing protein 1-like: MESLLRSLTGQDPNPDDYRNVDFWSDPERSGWLTKQGDYIKTWRRRWFVLKQGKLVWFKDRNVTRGSIPRGAIPVGKCLTVKGAEDVLNKPYAFELSTSQETMFFIADSEKEKEEWINSIGRSIVQQSRSVTDSEVVDYDSTRC; this comes from the coding sequence atggagtccCTCTTGCGATCCTTAACGGGTCAAGACCCAAACCCGGACGACTACAGAAACGTCGACTTCTGGTCAGACCCAGAACGTTCAGGCTGGCTAACAAAGCAAGGAGACTACATAAAAACCTGGCGTCGCCGCTGGTTCGTTCTCAAACAAGGGAAACTTGTGTGGTTCAAGGATCGAAACGTGACACGGGGGTCAATTCCCCGTGGGGCGATCCCCGTGGGCAAGTGCTTGACCGTGAAAGGTGCAGAAGATGTGCTTAACAAACCTTATGCGTTTGAGCTTTCGACGAGCCAagaaacaatgttttttatagCAGATtcggagaaagaaaaagaagagtggATCAATTCGATTGGGAGGTCAATTGTTCAACAATCTCGGTCTGTTACTGATTCTGAGGTTGTTGATTACGACAGCACTCGCTGCTGa